A DNA window from Desulfatibacillum aliphaticivorans DSM 15576 contains the following coding sequences:
- a CDS encoding class I SAM-dependent methyltransferase: protein MNERKFNAKKLQKLNNPERLKDIPPEYIQSRINLENPKVLVEIGAGTAFFSKAFQEMYTGSVIYACDLSQIMLNWIEENITPENPDVIPVKTEESALPLDDGLADLVFTINLHHELEDHLAVLKEAYRLLKPGGAFFAADWLKKEMDEGPPQNIRFLSSEAADQLTQAGFENVRAYEDGMPKHFLVVGKKPE, encoded by the coding sequence ATGAACGAGAGGAAATTCAATGCGAAGAAATTACAAAAACTCAATAATCCCGAGAGGTTGAAAGACATCCCTCCTGAATATATCCAAAGCAGGATCAATCTGGAAAACCCCAAGGTTTTGGTGGAGATCGGGGCGGGGACGGCCTTTTTTTCCAAGGCTTTCCAGGAAATGTACACAGGCTCCGTGATTTACGCCTGCGACCTGTCTCAGATCATGCTCAACTGGATTGAAGAGAATATCACACCGGAAAATCCCGACGTCATCCCCGTGAAGACTGAGGAATCCGCCCTGCCCCTTGACGACGGCCTGGCCGACCTGGTTTTTACCATCAACCTGCATCATGAGTTGGAAGATCATCTGGCCGTTCTCAAGGAAGCCTACAGGCTGCTCAAGCCGGGCGGAGCCTTTTTTGCGGCTGACTGGCTGAAAAAAGAGATGGACGAAGGCCCTCCCCAGAATATCCGCTTTCTTTCCAGCGAAGCGGCGGATCAGTTAACGCAGGCAGGCTTTGAGAACGTCCGGGCTTATGAAGACGGCATGCCCAAGCATTTCCTGGTTGTGGGCAAGAAGCCGGAATAG
- a CDS encoding outer membrane lipoprotein-sorting protein, with product MRSITTLLFFALAALFLAAPCAHADDAKAREIMQKVNDRDDGDNAVSEEEMILIDKRGKQRVRKIKSFRKDFGEDTHSILFFEEPADVRDTSFLTFDYDDESKDDDQWLYLPALKKVKRIASSDKDGAFMGSDFTYGDMTERALSKFSYEMVREEDVDGHKCWVIQSTPINDDVVDEYGYLKSRAFVRQDNYVVVRAQFQWAKGNKFKEMRVEKLEQIDGIWTALEMTMKTMKNKEIVHQTLLRTTSIKYNQPMDETMFTTRRMETGL from the coding sequence ATGAGATCCATCACGACTTTGTTGTTTTTCGCACTCGCCGCTTTATTCCTGGCCGCTCCTTGCGCTCACGCAGACGACGCCAAGGCCCGGGAAATCATGCAAAAGGTCAACGACCGGGACGACGGAGACAACGCCGTTTCCGAAGAGGAAATGATCCTCATCGACAAACGGGGCAAGCAACGCGTTCGCAAGATCAAGAGTTTCCGCAAGGATTTTGGGGAGGACACCCACAGCATCCTGTTTTTTGAAGAGCCGGCGGACGTTCGCGACACCTCCTTTTTGACTTTCGATTACGACGACGAATCCAAGGATGACGACCAATGGCTGTATCTGCCGGCCCTGAAAAAGGTCAAACGCATCGCCAGTTCGGACAAGGACGGCGCCTTCATGGGTTCGGACTTCACCTACGGCGATATGACCGAACGGGCATTATCCAAGTTCTCCTATGAAATGGTGCGGGAAGAGGACGTGGACGGCCATAAATGTTGGGTCATCCAGTCCACGCCCATCAACGACGACGTGGTGGACGAGTACGGCTACCTCAAGTCCCGGGCTTTTGTGAGGCAGGATAATTACGTGGTGGTCCGCGCCCAGTTCCAGTGGGCGAAGGGCAACAAGTTCAAGGAAATGCGGGTGGAAAAGCTGGAGCAGATCGACGGAATCTGGACGGCCCTGGAAATGACCATGAAAACCATGAAAAACAAGGAAATCGTCCATCAGACCCTTTTAAGGACCACCAGCATCAAATACAATCAGCCCATGGATGAAACCATGTTCACCACTCGCCGCATGGAAACCGGACTGTAA
- a CDS encoding DUF4126 domain-containing protein — MDDYKQIVDAIALSMGAAWASGVNLYAAILVLGLLSITGNIALPETLHVLNEPVVLFAAGFMFMVEFFADKTPGVDTGWDAIHTFIRIPAGAALAAGAVGDVNPAIMVAAGIVGGGVAAATHATKAGSRVLINTSPEPFTNWAASIGEDMAVIAGLWAALHYPLVFICLLIIFLLMLVWLLPKLWRGIKKVFGFLKRLVTGKKQEEDPVQAQDAEVEAPADTGLEPAEGKDPA, encoded by the coding sequence ATGGACGATTACAAACAGATCGTGGACGCCATCGCCCTATCCATGGGCGCGGCCTGGGCCAGCGGCGTCAACCTGTACGCCGCTATCCTGGTCCTGGGCCTTTTAAGCATCACCGGCAACATCGCCCTGCCCGAAACCCTCCATGTGCTTAACGAGCCTGTCGTGCTTTTCGCCGCAGGTTTCATGTTCATGGTGGAATTCTTCGCCGATAAAACCCCGGGCGTAGACACGGGCTGGGACGCCATCCACACCTTCATCCGCATTCCCGCCGGCGCGGCTTTGGCCGCAGGCGCCGTGGGAGACGTGAATCCCGCTATCATGGTGGCCGCCGGAATCGTGGGAGGAGGCGTCGCCGCCGCCACACACGCCACCAAGGCCGGATCCCGGGTGCTGATCAACACATCCCCCGAACCTTTCACAAACTGGGCCGCCTCCATAGGCGAGGACATGGCGGTTATCGCCGGCCTGTGGGCCGCCCTGCACTACCCTCTTGTCTTTATCTGCCTGCTGATTATCTTTCTTTTAATGCTGGTCTGGCTGCTGCCCAAGTTGTGGCGCGGGATTAAAAAGGTCTTCGGCTTTTTAAAGCGCCTTGTCACCGGCAAAAAGCAGGAGGAAGATCCGGTGCAAGCTCAGGATGCAGAGGTCGAAGCTCCCGCAGATACCGGTCTGGAGCCGGCGGAAGGCAAGGATCCAGCCTGA
- a CDS encoding SPOR domain-containing protein, producing MLLFEFQILQTGADCGLEQAFSYAWQWMIMKINFAASIIGVLAAIAILLLSPQLLMCAGANTFYSIHIASYKSSDAADEFIFQLKNKGLDAFQKYEAIPGKGNWYRVYIGEYADSASAKKMMLSFKADGISDYYSVTEMLEDHQKDKKPLEAESLPQTTVNTMPSESRQINKDAAFGAGEQAAALQAPLGSDSSGQTSMEKHNNAAGDYVFYSVHIASFRSSDAADAFVYNLRAKGLDAFQKRQTAPDRGNWYMVFVGEYADSVSAKEMMHTLKADGMWGYYSVTKMFAQNPKGKNITPPPLVAMSQPQAAANSSPAEIQEVRKEDPNVEVSSPAHDGGFEKKQKAVDGTKKVSVGIRVGGYTAPDIEDFKVKKAGSTKTETWKFAGSNAYIFSLPASYRFNEHFCLEGRPELVTADGLDVFFISLGPKLDYELPHGIQPHISLGAVYGSFDWDYAPGDFDTAFGMESGIGISLVRPKFKIDADFLYRDIRFGYNPPTDDTIVFNQSQADFSGYSYSASMAYSF from the coding sequence TTGCTTTTATTTGAGTTTCAAATTCTACAAACCGGCGCAGACTGTGGTCTGGAACAGGCGTTCTCCTATGCCTGGCAATGGATGATTATGAAAATAAATTTCGCAGCCTCTATAATTGGTGTATTGGCCGCCATCGCAATACTTTTGCTTTCTCCTCAACTGTTAATGTGTGCCGGCGCCAATACCTTCTATTCCATACATATTGCATCGTATAAAAGCTCCGATGCAGCTGATGAATTTATTTTTCAGCTAAAAAACAAAGGGTTGGATGCCTTTCAAAAATATGAGGCGATCCCGGGCAAGGGTAACTGGTACAGGGTATACATCGGTGAATATGCCGATTCAGCCTCAGCCAAAAAAATGATGCTCTCTTTTAAGGCTGATGGCATATCGGATTATTATTCAGTCACTGAGATGCTTGAAGACCATCAAAAAGATAAAAAGCCCCTTGAAGCCGAGTCTTTACCTCAGACCACTGTCAATACTATGCCGTCAGAATCTCGGCAGATTAATAAAGATGCGGCATTTGGGGCCGGGGAGCAGGCTGCTGCCCTCCAGGCGCCTTTGGGATCTGATTCATCCGGTCAGACCAGTATGGAGAAACACAACAATGCCGCAGGGGACTATGTCTTCTATTCTGTACATATTGCGTCCTTTCGAAGCTCGGATGCCGCTGACGCATTTGTCTATAATTTAAGGGCCAAAGGTTTGGACGCCTTTCAAAAACGGCAGACCGCTCCAGACAGGGGCAACTGGTACATGGTATTTGTCGGTGAATACGCCGATTCAGTTTCAGCAAAAGAAATGATGCATACTCTTAAAGCCGATGGCATGTGGGGTTATTATTCAGTCACAAAAATGTTTGCCCAGAATCCAAAAGGTAAAAATATAACCCCCCCCCCTCTTGTTGCCATGTCTCAACCGCAGGCCGCCGCGAATTCTTCGCCTGCGGAAATTCAAGAGGTTAGAAAGGAAGATCCAAACGTAGAAGTTTCTTCCCCTGCCCATGATGGTGGTTTCGAGAAAAAGCAAAAAGCTGTTGATGGAACAAAAAAAGTTTCTGTTGGCATACGTGTGGGTGGTTATACCGCCCCGGATATCGAGGATTTTAAAGTAAAAAAAGCGGGTTCTACTAAAACAGAAACATGGAAATTCGCCGGCTCCAACGCGTACATCTTTTCACTTCCAGCTTCTTATCGCTTTAACGAGCATTTTTGTTTGGAAGGCAGGCCGGAGTTGGTGACGGCAGACGGATTGGATGTGTTCTTTATATCTTTAGGCCCCAAGCTGGATTACGAGTTACCTCATGGAATTCAACCCCATATCAGCTTGGGGGCTGTTTATGGCTCGTTCGACTGGGATTACGCGCCGGGAGATTTCGACACTGCATTTGGAATGGAATCAGGCATTGGCATTAGTCTGGTTCGGCCTAAGTTTAAAATCGACGCCGACTTTTTATACCGCGATATCAGGTTTGGCTATAATCCGCCAACGGATGACACAATTGTTTTTAATCAAAGCCAGGCCGATTTTTCAGGATATTCCTATTCCGCTTCCATGGCGTATTCATTTTAG
- a CDS encoding S8 family serine peptidase, which translates to MEKIYRTVGIFFILILGVLTIVATSGGIDSDKSTSVENDSSNAAVFSPSATFQEIQGIETFSVDGYDVKAAADQMLVYVSSDVTQVQLDALVAKIKDLGGTVIGSDRDLLVIQVETDNELGLIDALQNMDGVNGAGLNMVCALSAAVEIPDLYGDGDWWIEKINAQEAWNITTGSAAVTIGIVDTGLKAGQEILDENRLERYDYLGHKIKDDDTWNFYKGHHGLWVTGFAAGYMDDAENYDDQNGHNVRGVNQAAKVVLVDVGKKKIEYEPDIGDTCFPLTDLCWLHSTAITNVLYGIETAIFKGSNIVNVSIGIDTKDCPNNDCKETQREEWRAGINQAVQVARKNRALLMFSAGNDSYKHDDNLFDLPDAQKEATMEEMWKNYTIIVGATCGTPGYDSIFEWNGSRMGDVVDILAPGCIVGFAQGGVDVITPGRTGDGTSYAAPLVAGACSLVKGLNTTLLPPEIKHIVTSTAPEIVTTSYSPKKHLDMGAAVKSAMLTQNVVLKEESEQAFTYMNQEKNLTIQVQVPDSGISGADILFITDISGSYYDDIDTFQKDAAAIIQDLTDRDLDIQFGVAAFSDFPIDPYGYSEYDDEAFVLLQSITDQETDVINAVNLLDQPLRHGGDLPESQLEALYQAAGGSGRDVDGNGSFEDLGDIPPTLVGWRDGVQKIIVLSTDAPFHDSSAEPAYPGPTFSETLTKLQESKIIVIGLESGDTEGDLQDVVDATDGFLFDLSSDSAEMADRIAEAMDEIQSSVDVSWQEITGGEFIKSLTPAKYTDVAPGSTVDFELTLSNPKNIGKFGQSYDVIIWFKAEDSLIQREWLPVYIQGGE; encoded by the coding sequence ATGGAAAAAATATATAGAACCGTTGGGATTTTCTTTATTTTGATTCTTGGTGTATTGACCATTGTGGCCACTAGCGGCGGCATTGACAGTGATAAAAGTACAAGTGTAGAGAACGATTCCTCCAACGCGGCCGTTTTTTCCCCATCAGCCACATTTCAAGAGATTCAAGGGATAGAGACTTTTTCTGTCGACGGCTACGACGTGAAAGCGGCTGCCGACCAGATGCTGGTATATGTTTCCAGCGATGTCACCCAGGTTCAATTGGACGCACTTGTTGCTAAAATCAAGGACCTTGGCGGAACCGTTATTGGTTCGGACCGGGATCTATTAGTTATACAGGTTGAAACCGACAATGAATTGGGACTGATTGATGCTTTGCAGAATATGGACGGTGTAAACGGAGCAGGCCTGAATATGGTGTGCGCCTTGTCCGCGGCTGTAGAAATTCCCGATTTGTATGGGGATGGGGACTGGTGGATAGAGAAGATCAACGCTCAGGAAGCCTGGAATATAACCACTGGATCAGCGGCGGTAACCATTGGGATCGTTGACACGGGCCTCAAGGCAGGGCAGGAAATTCTGGATGAGAACAGGCTTGAGCGATATGACTATTTGGGACACAAAATTAAAGATGACGATACTTGGAACTTTTACAAAGGGCACCACGGGCTGTGGGTCACGGGTTTTGCTGCAGGATACATGGATGACGCTGAGAATTACGATGACCAAAATGGACATAATGTCAGGGGCGTTAATCAGGCAGCCAAAGTCGTTTTAGTGGATGTTGGCAAAAAGAAAATTGAGTACGAGCCTGACATAGGGGACACTTGCTTCCCGCTCACCGACTTGTGCTGGTTGCACAGCACGGCAATCACTAACGTCCTATATGGCATAGAGACAGCCATCTTCAAAGGTTCAAATATAGTGAATGTTTCTATAGGGATAGACACAAAAGACTGCCCTAATAACGATTGTAAGGAAACACAGCGGGAAGAATGGCGTGCGGGAATAAACCAAGCTGTCCAGGTGGCTAGAAAGAATCGCGCCTTGCTGATGTTCTCGGCCGGAAATGACTCTTATAAGCACGACGATAACCTTTTTGATCTTCCCGACGCTCAAAAAGAGGCGACCATGGAGGAAATGTGGAAAAATTACACAATCATTGTGGGCGCCACCTGTGGCACTCCCGGATACGACTCCATTTTTGAATGGAACGGAAGTAGAATGGGCGATGTTGTGGATATCCTGGCTCCAGGATGTATAGTTGGCTTTGCTCAGGGGGGGGTGGATGTGATCACACCCGGCCGCACGGGCGACGGCACTTCTTACGCGGCTCCCCTGGTAGCCGGCGCCTGTAGTTTGGTGAAAGGCCTCAACACCACCCTGCTGCCCCCGGAAATCAAGCATATCGTCACCTCCACGGCTCCTGAAATTGTGACTACCAGTTATTCTCCCAAAAAACACCTGGATATGGGAGCGGCAGTAAAAAGCGCCATGCTCACCCAGAACGTAGTTTTGAAAGAAGAATCTGAACAAGCCTTTACGTATATGAACCAGGAAAAAAACCTCACTATACAAGTCCAGGTTCCCGATTCAGGAATTTCAGGAGCGGACATACTTTTTATAACTGATATTTCAGGCAGTTACTATGATGATATCGACACATTCCAGAAGGACGCCGCCGCTATCATTCAAGACCTGACCGACCGGGACTTGGATATTCAGTTCGGGGTAGCTGCCTTTTCTGACTTCCCCATCGATCCATACGGATATAGCGAATACGATGACGAGGCGTTCGTTTTGCTCCAGTCAATCACGGATCAGGAAACGGACGTCATAAACGCCGTTAACCTGTTGGATCAGCCCCTCAGGCATGGAGGCGATTTGCCTGAATCCCAATTGGAGGCGCTGTATCAGGCTGCCGGGGGATCGGGGAGAGATGTGGATGGAAACGGATCCTTCGAGGACCTGGGAGACATACCTCCCACTCTTGTAGGATGGCGGGACGGGGTTCAAAAAATAATAGTACTCAGCACGGACGCTCCTTTTCATGATAGCAGCGCTGAACCCGCCTATCCCGGTCCGACTTTCAGTGAAACCCTTACCAAACTGCAAGAATCAAAAATAATCGTCATCGGATTGGAAAGCGGGGACACGGAAGGCGACCTGCAGGACGTGGTGGATGCCACCGACGGATTTCTTTTTGACCTTTCCTCCGATTCCGCTGAGATGGCCGACAGGATTGCAGAAGCCATGGACGAAATCCAGTCCTCTGTTGATGTTTCCTGGCAGGAGATTACCGGAGGGGAGTTTATTAAGAGCCTTACTCCTGCAAAATACACTGATGTTGCGCCGGGATCTACGGTGGACTTTGAACTCACCCTTTCCAATCCCAAGAATATAGGTAAATTCGGCCAAAGTTATGACGTCATTATTTGGTTCAAGGCTGAGGATTCACTAATCCAGCGAGAATGGCTGCCTGTTTACATTCAGGGGGGGGAATAA
- a CDS encoding DUF1302 domain-containing protein yields MTNLSIKTLIAALILVFGLLAAPPIWADDFDQAMDAFEEADEEIVVDEEAIPESPSRLRVSGYGKLSSVFTYDQPAPEPCKADYRGLYRLRPELDAKLDVDIYETWKARVGGRFWYDFAYDIKDREDFTEETLDEMESESELWEAYLEGRLFKGLDLRLGRQIVVWGTSENIRVTDVINPLDLREMGMVDIEGLRLPTAMARADYTIGYWTITGLVIPEIRPAQQPPYGGMYYPSRNKLPDDHPPVDSIENMEYGARISGHLPGWDVSLYFADVYMDLPYLKETVEFKLIRPPIFIPPATILPPVIQFPEYEYHYARVQMYGASTAIALGNWLIKAEAAYFTGLKYFNEPNEDRDRFDGLIGLEYSGFTDTTISLDAAVRYVPSYVDVLENAPDNTPQSQPEAALRVQRDFRHDTFHITLLATAMGHDAEDGWFIRGESAYDWTDNLTFTLGVVGYGADDDGYYAYAKDNDCVFFDIKYSF; encoded by the coding sequence GTGACTAATTTATCGATCAAAACACTGATAGCAGCGTTGATATTGGTTTTTGGCCTTTTGGCGGCCCCGCCTATCTGGGCGGACGATTTTGATCAGGCCATGGACGCTTTTGAAGAAGCGGACGAGGAAATCGTGGTGGATGAGGAAGCCATTCCCGAATCCCCGTCCCGGCTTCGGGTTTCAGGATACGGTAAGCTGTCCTCCGTCTTCACCTACGACCAGCCCGCCCCGGAGCCGTGCAAGGCCGACTACCGGGGCCTGTACCGCCTTCGCCCGGAACTGGACGCCAAGCTGGACGTGGATATTTATGAAACCTGGAAAGCCCGGGTGGGCGGACGGTTTTGGTACGATTTCGCCTATGATATAAAGGATCGGGAGGATTTCACCGAGGAGACCCTGGACGAAATGGAGTCCGAGTCCGAACTCTGGGAGGCTTATCTGGAAGGCCGTTTGTTCAAAGGCCTGGATCTGCGCCTGGGCCGCCAGATTGTGGTGTGGGGAACCTCGGAGAATATCCGGGTGACCGACGTGATCAATCCCCTGGATCTCCGCGAAATGGGCATGGTGGACATCGAAGGCCTGCGCCTTCCCACGGCCATGGCCAGGGCGGATTACACCATCGGCTATTGGACCATCACGGGTTTGGTCATCCCGGAAATCCGCCCAGCCCAGCAGCCGCCTTACGGAGGCATGTACTACCCCTCAAGAAACAAACTGCCGGACGACCATCCGCCTGTGGACTCCATAGAAAACATGGAATACGGCGCCCGCATATCCGGGCATCTTCCCGGCTGGGACGTGTCCCTGTATTTCGCGGACGTGTACATGGATCTTCCGTATTTAAAGGAAACCGTGGAATTCAAGCTCATCCGGCCGCCCATATTCATACCCCCGGCCACCATTCTACCGCCCGTCATCCAATTTCCCGAGTATGAATACCACTACGCGCGGGTGCAGATGTACGGCGCTTCCACGGCCATCGCCCTGGGCAACTGGTTGATTAAGGCCGAGGCCGCCTATTTTACCGGCCTCAAGTATTTTAACGAGCCCAACGAAGACCGGGACCGCTTTGACGGGCTAATCGGCCTGGAATATTCGGGATTCACCGACACCACCATCAGCCTGGACGCGGCGGTGCGTTACGTCCCCAGCTACGTGGATGTGTTGGAAAACGCGCCGGACAACACGCCCCAAAGCCAGCCCGAGGCGGCTTTAAGGGTGCAAAGGGATTTTCGGCACGACACCTTTCATATCACCCTTTTGGCAACAGCCATGGGGCATGACGCCGAGGACGGCTGGTTTATCCGCGGGGAATCCGCTTACGACTGGACCGACAACCTGACCTTCACCCTGGGCGTGGTCGGGTACGGCGCGGACGACGACGGATATTACGCCTATGCAAAGGACAACGATTGCGTGTTCTTTGACATCAAGTACAGTTTTTAG
- a CDS encoding efflux RND transporter permease subunit has protein sequence MKAWRDNIEAWFEKTGRLICKHPFITVFFFACLSGFLLFQLPKTTIDTSPTGMLHENDPAMVRYNEFRDQFGRDEMILVAVGPVDVFSQPVLEKIQALHQDLEDSVPYLEEVTSVLNARSTRGEGDELIVEDLFEEWPQTSREMEALKQRALSTPIYRNMLINEDATYTAITIETSAYKPMAGASFDAFSDSLNAPSVKPEYLSDAENSEIVRAVRAVVARHSSPEFPLYTAGSPVLTEDLRDYMLRDIARFSAAAILLIALLLIVAFRTWAGVVWPLTTVILSLACTLGLMAMFGVPLKLPTQILPSFILAVGVGDSVHILAIYYRNIRMGLERNEAIAKALGHSGLAVLLTSLTTAGGLLSFSRTEIAPIADLGVFSAAGVVLALLFSLFLMPALIAIFPSGEQRHSNNGASRLDVFLSAIGDFAVGRPKTILTVTAIIMAASAVGITQLHFSHHTLAWFPKDSDLVVSTRTIDHEMGGTLTMEVIVNSGEENGFYEPNRLNALSAMADKIEPFTSESVFVGQTRSPADILKEINQALHENKPEHYSIPQDRELAAQEFLLFENSGSDDLQKVLDTDFSKARFTIKVPSVDMVYYHDFVNAISAWFKEAFPNDKVTVTGLMKLLYSTFYAVMHTMAESYIIAILVITVLMILMIGNLRLGLISMIPNIAPIVVCLGVMGALDLTLNAFTILIGSVALGLAVDDTIHFMHNFRRYYGQFQDTGRAVHETMQTTGRAMLFTTIALTSGFIVFLMASMKNLMTYGSLAALTISLALLADFLVVPALLALVFRDKRASAGSGVSAGPKFKEAAQHG, from the coding sequence ACAACATCGAAGCCTGGTTCGAAAAAACCGGGCGCCTCATCTGCAAACATCCTTTCATCACGGTCTTTTTCTTCGCCTGCTTGTCGGGCTTTCTCCTTTTTCAACTTCCCAAAACAACCATAGACACCTCGCCCACCGGCATGCTCCATGAGAACGACCCTGCCATGGTCCGCTACAACGAGTTCCGGGATCAGTTCGGCCGGGACGAGATGATCCTGGTTGCCGTGGGCCCTGTGGACGTGTTTTCCCAGCCGGTTCTGGAAAAAATTCAGGCCCTCCATCAGGATTTAGAGGATAGCGTCCCTTATTTGGAGGAGGTGACCAGTGTTTTGAACGCCCGGTCCACCCGGGGCGAGGGGGACGAATTGATAGTGGAGGACCTGTTCGAGGAATGGCCCCAAACCTCCCGGGAAATGGAGGCGCTCAAGCAGCGGGCTCTTTCCACGCCCATCTACCGCAACATGCTGATCAATGAAGACGCGACTTACACGGCCATTACCATTGAAACCAGCGCGTACAAGCCCATGGCCGGGGCGAGTTTCGACGCTTTTTCCGACAGCCTTAACGCCCCGTCCGTCAAGCCGGAATATTTGTCCGACGCTGAAAACTCCGAAATAGTCCGGGCGGTCCGGGCCGTGGTTGCAAGGCATTCCAGCCCGGAATTTCCATTATATACGGCGGGATCTCCGGTCCTCACCGAAGACTTGCGGGATTATATGCTTCGGGACATCGCCCGATTTTCCGCAGCCGCCATCCTGTTGATAGCCCTGTTGCTCATAGTTGCTTTCCGAACCTGGGCCGGGGTGGTCTGGCCGCTCACCACGGTCATCCTGTCTTTGGCTTGCACCCTGGGGCTCATGGCCATGTTCGGGGTTCCCTTAAAACTGCCCACGCAAATCCTCCCCTCTTTCATCCTGGCGGTGGGCGTGGGGGATTCCGTGCACATCCTGGCCATCTATTACCGGAACATACGAATGGGCCTGGAGCGCAACGAGGCTATCGCCAAGGCTCTGGGCCATTCGGGCCTGGCCGTGCTGCTGACCAGCCTGACCACGGCCGGAGGCCTGCTGTCCTTTTCCCGGACGGAAATCGCCCCCATTGCGGACTTGGGAGTATTCTCCGCCGCCGGAGTTGTGCTGGCCCTGCTGTTCAGCCTGTTTCTCATGCCCGCATTGATCGCCATTTTTCCCTCCGGGGAGCAAAGGCATTCCAACAACGGCGCTTCCAGGCTGGACGTTTTTTTATCCGCCATAGGGGATTTCGCAGTAGGACGACCCAAAACCATCCTGACGGTCACCGCAATCATCATGGCGGCTTCGGCTGTGGGAATCACCCAGCTTCATTTTTCCCACCACACCCTGGCCTGGTTTCCCAAGGACTCGGATTTGGTGGTTTCCACCCGGACCATTGACCATGAAATGGGCGGAACCCTGACCATGGAAGTCATTGTAAACTCGGGCGAGGAAAACGGGTTTTACGAGCCGAACCGGTTGAACGCCCTATCCGCCATGGCGGATAAAATAGAGCCTTTCACCTCGGAAAGCGTGTTTGTGGGACAAACCCGCAGCCCGGCGGACATTCTCAAGGAAATCAACCAAGCCTTGCATGAAAACAAGCCGGAGCACTACAGCATTCCCCAGGACAGGGAACTGGCCGCCCAGGAATTTCTGCTTTTTGAGAATTCCGGGTCCGACGACCTGCAAAAGGTGCTGGACACGGATTTTTCCAAGGCCCGGTTCACCATCAAGGTTCCCAGCGTGGACATGGTCTATTACCACGATTTTGTGAATGCAATCAGCGCCTGGTTCAAGGAGGCCTTCCCCAACGACAAGGTCACGGTCACGGGGCTTATGAAGCTCTTGTATTCGACATTTTACGCGGTCATGCACACCATGGCCGAGAGCTACATCATCGCCATTCTGGTCATCACCGTACTCATGATACTGATGATCGGCAACCTCCGTTTGGGGCTTATCTCCATGATTCCCAACATCGCCCCCATTGTGGTGTGCCTGGGCGTTATGGGCGCTTTGGACCTGACCTTGAACGCCTTCACCATACTCATTGGTTCGGTGGCTTTGGGCCTGGCCGTGGACGACACCATCCACTTCATGCATAATTTCAGACGGTATTACGGCCAGTTTCAGGACACTGGGCGGGCGGTGCACGAAACCATGCAGACCACGGGCCGGGCCATGCTATTCACCACCATAGCCCTGACTTCCGGGTTCATCGTGTTCCTCATGGCTTCCATGAAAAACCTCATGACATACGGCTCCCTGGCCGCCCTGACCATCAGCCTGGCCCTGCTGGCGGACTTTCTGGTGGTCCCCGCCTTGCTGGCCCTGGTCTTCAGGGACAAACGGGCTTCCGCAGGCTCCGGGGTTTCGGCCGGCCCAAAATTCAAGGAGGCGGCTCAGCACGGTTGA